CCCCACGCTGCTCAACACGGTGGAGTTCCTCTGGGACCCCTCGAGGCGGACGTCCATCTTCGTGCAGGTGGGAGCCAGGCCTGGCcgggggcttgggggggcttggggggggactgggggggctggcgggggtcACGGCGGCCACCCCCGACCCCTCCGTCCCCGGCCAGGTTCACTGCATCAGCACCGAGTTCACGCTGCGGAAGAACGGGGGGGAGAAAGGCGTCCCCTTCCGCATCCAGATCGACACcttcggggcggggggcaagGGGGACCCCCCCGAGCACCTCCACTCCGCCAGCTGCCTCGTCAAGGTGTTCAAggtattggggggggggcaccagagaccccagggtgccccccaTTGCTGGCAAACCCCGCCGTGAGCGTGGGGCAGCGCCCGCTGCAGCACCCTGAGGGGCTGGATGCATGAGGGTCTGGGTGCACGGGGTGTGGGTGCATGGCAGGGTGGGTGTATGGGGGTCTGAGCACCCCAGGGGTGCCTCAGGGATTTGGGTGCACGGGGTGTGGGTGCATGACGGGGTGTGGGTGCATGGGGGTCTGAGCACCCCAGGGGTCTGAGCACCCCAGGGGGGTGGGTGCATGGGGGTCTGAGCACCCCAGGGGGTCTGGGTGCCTCAGGGATGTGGGTGCACAGGgtgggggtgcatggggggtgGGTGCATGGGGGTCTGAGCACCCCAGGGGGTCTGGGTGTCTCAAGGATCTGGGTGCATGgggcgggggtgtgtgtgtgtgtgtgcatggggggATGCATGGGGATCTGAGCACCCCAGGGGTCTGGGTGCCTCAGGGATCTGGGTGCATGGGGTGTGGGTGCATGGGGGTGGGTGCATGGGGGTCTGAGCACCCCAGGGGTCTGGGTGCCGCAGGGATCTGGGTGCACGGGACTCTGGGCTCCTGGGGGTCCGGGGTCCCCGCTGGCCACCATGGCGGTGGTCCCAGGGCCACGCTCACGGCCCCCGGTGCAGCCCAAGGGAGCAGACAGGAAGCAGAAGACGGACCGGGAGAAGGTGGAGAAGCAGCCGGCACCAGAGCGGGAGAAATTCCAGCCAGCCTACGAGAGCACCGTGCTGGCCGAGGTGGGACCCGGCCCTGGCACCCCTCCCTGGGGgccggggtgccccccccgggaccctgcgccctgaccccctccctccatcctcAGTGCGCCCCGTGGCTGGACACGCTGGgtgcaccccacagcccccccggcaccccggggCTGCCGTCTCCTCACCCCTTCAAGCTGCTGAGCCCGGAGAGGTAAGCGGAAACCCCCCGGACCCCCAGCGCCCGCCGGGGTCCCccgctcagccccagcccctctccccgcagGGTGTGCGTGTCGCCCGCCTGCGCTGCCGAGAGCCCCGCGGAGGGTCCTGGCGAGGTGAGGGTGCCACGGGTGCAGCCTTGGGCACCCCTATAGCCCCGCCATGGCCCCCCCGAGAGGCCGGCGGGGCTGAGAACGCGCCCGCTCGGTTCATGCCCCGGCTGAGGctccgctgctgctgctggcaggcgCTGAGCCCCTGCGCATCCCCCCTGGAGACGCAGCAGTGGCTGCACAAGCGTCGCTTCTCCGCCTACGCCCGCGTCTTCGCCAACTTCACAGGTGAGGCCGCGGGCAGCTTGGGGCCAGGGCGGGGGGGACAGAGCCACCCCCCGTGGCTGTGACCCCCGCCCTGAGCCCCCCTGTCCGCAGGCGCCGACCTGCTGAAGCTCTCCCGCAGGGACCTCATCCAGATCTGCGGAGCCCCTGATGGCATCCGCCTCTGCAACGCGCTGACGGGCAGGTGGGCTCCCGCATCCCGCGGGCCACCCTGGGGCCTCTTTTCGGGGACCCCCGGGAGCCTCCGCGGTGCCTGGCCGgatccctgcaccccccgccAGACCCCTCTCTGCCCCCGCAGGTGCCCCCGTCCCCGGCTGACCCTCTATGTGTCACGGGagcccgccggcggggccgaggGCGCGGAGGATGGATGCTCAGGTGCGGGGCGGGTGGCGTGGGGTGGCGTGGGGACGGAGGGTCCGTGCTGATGGCCCCCTCCCCGTCCTCGTCCCGTCCCCAGGGCCGTACCAGGaggtgcagctggaggagctgacGGCGGCCGAGCTGACGGGGAAGCTGGccgagctgctggggctgcccgcGGGCCAGATCCAGCGAGTGTCCCGGCAGGGACCCTCCGGCATCCACATCCTCATCAGCGATCCCGTAAGGAGCGGGCAGGGACACCCGGGCGGTCCTGgaccctgcagccacccccacccctcggGGTCCCCAACCTGCTCCCAGCGAGGCTCGGCCCCTGTGGGTGCCCCTCGCTGCAGCGGGAtgggggcgcggggaggggacacagccccgGCCCGACCCCCTCACCTCGCCCCGCAGATGATCAGGAACCTCCTGGACGAGACGTGCTTCACAGTGGCCATCGGCAAAGGTAACGCGGCGGCCacgggcaggcagagctgggcgGGGGGCGATGGCCCCCGGCTGAGCCGTGTCTCCGGCAGCGCCCGGTCCGGAGGGCTACCAGCTGGTGCTGCGGTAGGACCCGGCCCCCGGAGCTGCATCCCCCCCGGGAAGGGACATCTCCCACCGGAGCGAGGTGTGCggggatggagagaggaagCCCGGGGCTGGCTCAGGCCCCAAAGCCCACCCTGCAAGCACGGTTcgccctccctccatccccgcCGGGCTCGACGGACCCCTCACCAGAGGGGCGAGAGGCAGGGGTGCCGGCCCTTCCTCCCCGCGCTGATGGCGGCTGCATCCTCGCGCCCACCGCGTTGCCTTCGCCTCGTCCTTGTTTTGTATTAAAGAATGGAACCAGCCGGCCCCGAGCCTGGCATCGTCCTCACGGCGCCGGCTGGGGTTTGGGCGagggggtccccgggggtcccgcacCCGCCgcgggct
The sequence above is a segment of the Pelecanus crispus isolate bPelCri1 chromosome 18, bPelCri1.pri, whole genome shotgun sequence genome. Coding sequences within it:
- the LOC142595174 gene encoding transcription factor CP2-like protein 1; translated protein: MLFWHGQPDHYWSSPGEMYPISGPALLRDPPVLPYLKQEEPNGISTSQPPCPAFQYVLCAPTSPAVRHHEETLTYLNQGQSYEIRMMGNPRVEPGGEGRRMLKSVVRVVFHDRRLQYSEQQQLEGWRWSRPGDRILDIDIPLSVGILEPQIHPTLLNTVEFLWDPSRRTSIFVQVHCISTEFTLRKNGGEKGVPFRIQIDTFGAGGKGDPPEHLHSASCLVKVFKPKGADRKQKTDREKVEKQPAPEREKFQPAYESTVLAECAPWLDTLGAPHSPPGTPGLPSPHPFKLLSPERVCVSPACAAESPAEGPGEALSPCASPLETQQWLHKRRFSAYARVFANFTGADLLKLSRRDLIQICGAPDGIRLCNALTGRCPRPRLTLYVSREPAGGAEGAEDGCSGPYQEVQLEELTAAELTGKLAELLGLPAGQIQRVSRQGPSGIHILISDPMIRNLLDETCFTVAIGKAPGPEGYQLVLR